The sequence below is a genomic window from Coffea arabica cultivar ET-39 chromosome 8e, Coffea Arabica ET-39 HiFi, whole genome shotgun sequence.
aaaaaaaaaatcaatttcaaaaaatagataTTCTCTAGAAAATGGAGAAACATATAAGGAGAAGAGAACCCTTATTGATCTGTATGTCTTTATACAAATATCACGAgtaaattttataattatgcTATTTTTTACCAATATGAAGAATTTTCATGTTACACCCAATGGAATTTCAATATACAAAAAATGATAACACCTTTATAACTGATATAGCagtattaaattgaaaaaaaagaaatcaggAATAGCACTATACAaaccattattattatttaggaATAGTACCATACAAAcccttattattattaatagcaaccaatcaaaacaagaaaatgaaaaaaattgaaaactatttATAAAATGACGTAAAGTAAATAGCAAATGACTTAAAAAACtagaataaaattcaaaaaataccAAAGATAACATCCAAATTATTGATATCCTGGGGAAGACAAACATTATTGTTATTGACATAATATAGTAAtgcttcatttgtattggtttgAGCAAACCaaatccatccatcaaataagAGGCATCTCcaataataaaataagaattataATAAGAGTAATTTAAAATGAAGAATGATAACATGAAAATGATatccaaattattttttgtgatgtccaaaatacccttatttttctaatgattacatatatttattgtaTTGTAGTATTAGTGAATAATGGAAGCAGttatgaaatgaaaagctttaaaattaagtaaatttcATATATGGTAACAATTGTAATTAGACAGATTTAGTGCATTCCAATAATTGATAATAATGATACCAGTTATAGATTAAAAGTTggcaattaaaaaataaaacactgcaatatacaaaaaattaatattaaaattgtTCATTAGCGACAATTCTCATTCCAATTCCATGATCATCAAGAAAACTAAAtactaaaaccaaaatattGTGCTCGTATGAAAAAGTAGACttgttgcttttgttttgcattggattgtggtaaaaacatgaataaaagaaaagaaaaatagaaaacttctaCTACCTCTatctataaaatttcaattaTCAGAATATACAAGCCAAAAAAACTTTGTATAGTGgatcatttatactctattATTGACAGAAATAGAATTAACATAATACAAAGAATTCAAATTACatttatgtttatttttctaACTTAATTATATTCTTCGTTTATAAAAATTGTGATGATTATGGTTTATATGCAGTAAAATCATGAATATAcaataattttgataaaatatgaTATTATCAATATTTGATATGTTAGAGTTCAAGTTATAAATCAAAAAGTGTTTGGTTCAtgattccaaattcaatcctAAAGAACATGTCAACTATATTAGAATGTTTTCTGTCTTTtttcatttaataaaatttttaaaagtaactagtttaaaaaaataaataacataaaaatactATATTGTGATATTGATGATcaaattttcataaaaaattttagtagcTAAAGTATAATATATTTTAAGATATTATAATCACGTGCAAAAAGCACGCCAGCCATTACtagtttttattgaaaaagaaagaagaaagatctGACATTAGTAAACTAGCAGCCATGCCGACATCACCGCGGTAGTTGGCGGTGTTCCCATGGCGGTTACAGTAGCAGAGTCGAAGAGGAGGTGCGGACAATATGGCCAATCATTGTATCCTCTTTGATTTctaacccagaaaaaaaaaaacaaattgcaTAGATTAGAGGAGAAAGATCCGAAGAAAAGGATTGATAAGTTGGGTATATGGGGCTGCTGGTTTCGTACCGTtccacttatatatatatatatatatatatatatatatatatatatatatatatatatatatatatatatataaagagaaaggatttcatgtaacatttagtattttgaataaattttaagTTTGTAACACTTAAAAAATTACTTAAATGATGGATTTGAAATCCAAATCATCCATTAATTATCCCTTTATTAGAGGATTTGGAATGaggatttgaaatttaaatccaACCGAATCCAATCTAAACACAACCTAATTCTGCTAACCTCTCTTCGACAAGGACATAAGTGGGTTCTACTACACGTGTATTCAAGAAACTTGGGCGCTATCAGTACACACTCTTGGACTACTGGATAATTgaattttaatttcaaaatcaCAGCCCGATGTTTGATTGTCAGACGTTCTTGGGCGGTTTCAGTACATCCTTGTGGGCCGGAATGGTGGCTTTCTTTTTGCGGAGGGGATTGGGTGGAAAATCAACTTCGCTTGATTGAATAAAAAATTGTCTTAAACGAATTGTTCGCAGCCTAGCCAGCATTTAGACTAGAAGAAGAAACTTATCCGTGGCGAAAAAAGGGGATTAATTTCCTGTTCAAAGAATAAGTAGAACTGGCTAATCATTATTGAATTAGAGCCGGCCAGAAGTTTCTTTTTTCTATCATCTAAGAGGTTGTTTTTGGCTTAATCTACCTAATACAAAGAATCTTTACTAAAATGAAGCTTACACTTATATGGGAAAATTCAAACATTTTTAGGGGCTCAAATGCCGTTTCATCAGAAAATCATTTTTGCTTAGGTTAAGGTATCTTGCATAGAATTTACCCGCTTTCGCCTGTGCCCATCTCACCAGATATTACTGATGAGGGTATTAgatacaagaaaacaaaatcaaaatgAAGACTTTGTGTTTgtatgtctatatatatatatatatatatatgctagtGGCATGACGAACTACATGCAGTTGGAGTTTCTTGCAAGCAAAGTTTCGAGTTGACATTTAATTCCACGCATTTAATATAATTGAAGTcgaaaaactaaaatttgaatactttttctgttcaaaaatttcaaccaaAGTAATCCTAAATTGCGTTATAGAAATTCGAATCTTGTAAAGCATATATATCGTATTATGACAAAATTTGAAGCTTCTTGATTCTGAAATATTGGAAGATATGAGGTGGTGACGCCCTGTCCGGTTAGTACACTCTTTCTAGGTTTCAACCTCCCATAGTGTTCTTCATCATGGAAAAATACTGAATACTATACCCAATTGGTCATTTCCAACTGATCTGTCGATTGTTAGAAGAGCAATCTTGGACCAAATCCTGAGATTTTCCTCGGTTTTGTGCCAATGGGCATGTAAATACTAGGCTTATCCACCCTAAAAGACAGATCCCTCGTTCCGCCTGCTTCAAGCCAAAATTCCAAAGATGCTCACGGAGCAAAAGGTTGAAATTACAGGTCTAAGAAAATAATGCCGGCAGTTACTTTTAAAGACCATTTGACAAAATCACCAAAACtaacaaagaaaaataagaattttttttttttttttaagaaaaagggATTTTGTTGACGAATTCAGTGGTTCTGTACGAGACTTTCAGTTGATTAAGCAGGCGATATAGCAAGAGATTTGTCGTGGCCACGTGAGATCTATATGCCTCAAGAGGCAACGTACAAAATTAGAACCAAAGAACAGAGCTAAATATGCAAAGACAAACAATAACAACGACAATATATGGTACTAGCTACCAACCCTTGACCCTTGTCGTTGTATTATAATCCAAGTATAAGGAAAATTGTAGTACGTAAAACGTTAATAGGCAGCAGCAAATTGTTACTAGCAGCGCCGCCTACGGCCAACTGTTGTGTGTGGACGCATGAGGAAAGGCAGGCAGCTTTGTTTgtatgtgaattttcttgccaGTACAAATCAAGACGTGGATATATTCTCATGTCTGCAAAATTAATTCATGTGATGCTTTGAGGTTAAGagtttgtatttattttttttttatttaatcttgATCATCAACCATGATACGTGTGGCTGTTTAGTATTTTACAACATGCacgatctgcaccgacggctgCATGGGGTTTAGATAGGAAGCGCAGGGGgcggcccaaaaaaaaaaaaaaccaaatttagaaattttttttaaaaatttttcttgaaaaaaaattaaaacaatcaGTTATATTAGTTGGTATAGAAATTAGATTTTATTGTTCTAAGATTTTAAAAATCTTGTCCCCAAGAACCAACTTAACCAGTAAGAATATTAGCGAGGCAACCTTGAGTTCCCTCACTCTcaagccttcttttttttttttcatttttttttcctttctcttatAAGGTTTAGAGTCTCCCTTTgatcaattaaaaaaatatttaagaaaaaaagatttttaaaaTCTTTTCTATATCTCCTTAAAGAAATTAGATTTTCTACTCATATCCTTGTTAATATTAGGCTTTTGTCCCCAACATCACCTTAAAGAAATTAGCTCGTAAAATGTGTAAAAGATGCCCTTTGTAACTCTTAGCTCGTTTCACCAGTAATCTGATCCTTCTACCAATCtactatttgttttttttttttttggataaaataaaaagaaagaaagaaagaaagaaagaaagaaagaaaaagccaGCCGCAGTATTCGATCGTGATGAGTGGTGGTTTTGTCTTTTTGGTTGTGCGTCGGGGAGGTCCATGGCAAGACAGGTGCAGACACCAGGAGGATCAATGCGAAGAAAAACGCCATTTTGCATGCCCCATTGCCTGAGTCAGCCATTTCCGCCGGTTCCATTGCCATTGGTTATCTTCAAAGTGAAGTTTATTATTTATGCTTTGAACTTTCGTTCGCATTCGTGGCTGCATTGCTGGCAAGAATTATAGTGACTTGGCCGACAACTCTCAGTTGTAGACAAATTTTAGCTTAGCTAATGCTGAGGTATAGCATTAAAGTACATTagtgtaaaaaaattattactaaTTCATATTATTAAATATGAATACATGATACATAATCTCTATTTAACtttaatcatatatatatatatatatatatatgacctGCATTAATATCTGCTAGCACAAAAAGATTATTACTATTACTAGCATCAACTTTTGTCAAATGGTACAGCGAGTGCTACATCAAACTGAAAAACTTATAAAACTTGTGGAATTGCATCCTTCAAAAAGCTCatttaagcatttttttttcctaatgcTTAATCGTGTAATCCCTTAATTAATTTGGTATTGGGGGCATGAATCGTGACACCACTAATTTGACTGATAGCGAACTTTAATGCATGATGCATGCACAGTAAATAGGATGTCGGCCTCATTCAGAGTTAAAAGTTGAAACTAGTGctgttttcaaattttcaaccaTCGTGCCAGCCAGTCAAAGGCGAACATTTCTTGGCTTATCCTCTGTGACTTGGTGACTTCCTGGAACTCAAAATCGCTGACAACTATTACTACACGTAGATAGATAAACAGCTCCCTCCCTTCTTCAGTTTCTTTAaacctttttctgtttttgtgaCTCCAGGTTAAGGAACAGCTGTAACTTTTGGGAGTGGATAAGagaatttcatctcaatccatTAAACGTACTTAATTGTTTGACTATTATTCCTGTAGAGTTTGAGGCTTTTACTTTTTACATGGGTCTATTCGAGCAACCGCCCAAGAACATTTTCAATGTGCCTTCTCCCCTGAAACGCCCATCTCAATGCTTAGCCGAAATGAAACTCCAAGCAAAAGTAGCAAACACATAAAATAAAGACTTCAAGATGGAGACATGTCTCCCATACAAATTCATCATCAAATCGCCTGCTCCAATATCTAACACAACCGATATACATATCTAGAGGTGTTAATATGGATAAATGGTTCATAATTGATTTTGACTTAATGAATGAtagatgaaatttatccaatttatttagatccatttataaTAACTATcaattattcatttataatccatttaaatattttggtaacttttttttttggtcagatCCCTCGGCATGCAGTAGCCACTTGGGGCCCTGACTAATCCGGAGTTGAGCTAGGTTGCACCCCATGAGAGGCGCAAGCTCTTCCAGCACCTGTCTCTCTATTCATAAGATTTTGAACTCGAGACCTTGCTTAAGGGGAACCAAGCGCCTTGCCAGTCATACCAGGTACAGCACTTGGCCTAACAGCAAGGGTGATCCCTCTCATTTCTCAACATCAGATGAAACTTTCATCATGAAAGCATTTCCTTAAATGCATGCCGCAATAGCATAAGATAGAAACATAATTTTTAAGTAAATGGATATATATGGTTTTTGTGGATAAtccatataaatccatttaatttaatgattttactttaGTCAATCATTTAAAACCAATactataaatggataatccaaatccatttaattatggattatatggatggataaatGGAACTCAATCCAAATTACCGCCTCTATACATATCCATAAACAAATTCTTCTTCTATATATCTTTTTTTCATCTCAACTGGAGTCATATATATCTCATCTTAGAAGCTGGTGATCCAATTTCCCTGTTTGCCGTGCTAGTAATAGTGATTGAAAATGTTTGGTCAAAGAACGGAAGCATGCTTccgaaaagactaaaatacaaTGGCCAGGTAACAAACATCCATTCATTTTGTGCGTGCAACAGCAGTCAACCAAATTTCAAAATCTCTATCAAAGCAAAGGCCGACCATAAAAGGTCTGTATGGAAACACCAACAATTTTTGTGTTTGTACCCCAACAACCCAATAAACCCTTCTGCCTATAAAACCCCCTCAAATTCCAAGCCATCCAAACTGCCTAAAAACAACTAACACCCGCATCTGTCTTGGCGGTGTCCCTCTTAAGCCTAGAACCATGTGCCCACCACCTTCCCCTACGTGCAAATTTAACACAAACATCCCAAACCATACCAATTTCAGTGCAAAATTATTGCAAGAATCAGATATGTTGACTCCTTTGGTCTACGAAAACCCAACACTTAAACCCCAGGACACCCTAAGCGCCAAGAAAACTCATCTGTCCTTGGCAATTACAGAAGCCAAATGCATGGCAAACATTGCTATTCCAATGATACTAACTGGCCTGCTTCTTTATTCACGTTCCATGATTTCCATGCTCTTCCTTGGCCGCCTTGGCGAGCTCTCTCTGGCAGGTGGTGCGCTGGCTATAGGCTTCGCGAATATCACCGGTTATTCCATTCTCTCCGGCCTTGCCATGGGGATGGAACCTATCTGTGGCCAAGCCTTTGGCGCACAAAGATATAAGCTTCTTGGCCTGACTTTACAAAGAACTGTGCTGATGCTTCTCTGGACATCTATCCCAATTGCCTTGATATGGTGTAACATGAAGAGAATTTTGTTAGTTTGCGGCCAGGATCATGCAATTGCAACCGAAGCTCAATCCTACATTTTTTATTCCCTCCCTGATCTCATTGCTTTGTCATTTCTCCACCCCTTGCGTATTTATCTTAGATCACAATCCATAACAGTGCCTTTGACTTTTTGTGCGGCACTATCAATTCTTCTTCACATCCCCATCAATTATTTTCTTGTAGTAGTGCTCAATCTTGGTATCAAAGGTGTTGCCATTAGCGGGGTGTGGACCAATTTCAATCTAGTAATATCCTTGATCATATATGTCACATTTTCGGGCGTTGCCAAAAAGACTTGGGGTGGCATATCCTCTCAATGCCTAAAGGGATGGAGAAGTCTCATGAATTTAGCCATACCTAGTTGCATTTCAGTATGCCTGGAATGGTGGTGGTACGAGATCATGATTTTGCTCAGTGGATTCTTATTAAATCCCCAAGCCACCGTTGCATCGATGGGAATTTTGATCCAGACAACTTCTTTGATCTACATATTCCCATCTTCATTAAGCTTTAGCGTATCAACAAGGGTAGGAAATGAGTTAGGCGCTAGTCGCCCCGAAAAGGCTAAGCTTGCAGCCATAGTTGGCTTATCTTCGAGTTTCATGTTGGGATTGTCGGCCCTGTCTTTTGCTATTATGGTAAGGAACGTTTGGGCTAGCATGTTCACTCAAGATGCAAGTATTATTGCCCTGACGTCCATGGTTTTGCCCATAATTGGACTTTGTGAGCTAGGCAATTGCCCTCAGACAACAGGTTGTGGGGTTCTGAGAGGCACGGCTAGGCCGAAAATGGGGGCTAACATCAACTTGGGATGCTTTTATCTAGTGGGAATGCCTGTTGCAATTTGGCTGAGCTTTTTCTTGGGGTATGATTTCAGAGGACTATGGGTGGGACTGTTGGCAGCTCAGGGCTCTTGTGCAGTGACCATGTTGGTTGTTTTGGTTCGTACAGACTGGGATTTACAGGCCCAGAGAGCCAAAGAGTTGACTGCAACAATTGCCAGTTTTAATCCTATTGACAGGAACGAAGACGAAGATAAGTTGAGCAGTGAAAAGACTGATCATTCTTTGGATTCCTCGGACTGTAGACTGATTGATTCTTCACCTGTTTGATTAATCATTTCATTTGTTTATTCTTCTCACTTCTCAAAATACATGTACAGAGATTTAGGACGAGATTTGGGTAGAAGCAGCACCAATTATGTGCTATTCGCGTCTTGTTTCCTTGTAGCCtgttttgcttcttcttttgtatgGTTTCGAAACTGAAGTTTTGTCATTGTTTCAATTCGAATTAAGTATATACCCACAACAGAGGAATGCAATTTTCTCATTCATGCCACTGTCCAAATCTTTCATTCATAATACtctcattctttttcattttttgaggTAAAACAATTAAGGGTGTTGTGGTGTTTAGCACTCACGTGCTTCAACTACAATTATCTGCATCGGCGGTTAGACATTTTTCTCTCTGTTACTAATAATACTAAGAGCTTGTTGTCATTTGCTACAGATTTTGCAAAGTTTGATTATGAAAATTGATTATCATAATCAAGTAATGCTCCGGACTACCTCAAAAGgttaattttatgagtaaaatCAAGATTAGTtgtatattgaaaaaaaaaaaaaaaaagagcctcGAATATTCGAGCAAAAGGCGATGTTGATAGCCAGATAAAACTGAAACCGGCGCTAGGCGGCTTGGATAAGGTTCAAGGGAATATAGGGAAATATGGGGTCTCCAAATCTATAAAGAGGAATATGGGAATTGGGTAGACCGTTCAACCTTTGCAGCTGCCGGCCACGTAAACGAGTGAAGGACCGACCAGCCAGCCAGCCAGCCAGCCTGCCTAGCACTTTCAGTTTATATTGGATTTTGAATCATATGACCTACTTGGTTTCTTCTTAAtgtttttttaaacaaaagtttgaatggattcaattttgattattactttataaaagTTTGGATGGATGGATTAAATCCATCCAAActtttatttacaaaaaatttaaaattttttttttataaatcgACCATCAATATGGCTCTCGTGGCAATAACACGATTTCAATTTCCAATGCCAGCACGGCTCTCATGTCGACAACAACGAGATTCAAAAACCTTTTATGAAAAAGTGTCCCGTTCTCCTGTCATGTTACATTTTTCGTATTAAGCATGGAATGGATCCTTCCTTGGATTGTTGCACTGAACCCGTCTCCCAACTTCTGTTTATCGTGCGTGTACCCGGTTTTGGAATTTTCGAAGATGCCTGTTAAGGCAAAGACTAGAATGACAGACATCAAACAAACTAATAATTCTTCTCGTCTCGTATTCATGCACTTGGAAATTTGTTACCCAATCTCAGACTAAATTCTAACAATTCTTCCAAACAATCATACTAATTTAAGAGGAAATGAGTtgttttgcacttgtatcagcaaggaaatatataaaaataataataataataaaagagaaaaaaaaagtcgTGCTGAATCTTCCTAAGTATATATTCTCAAAATGTCTCTTTGACTTTTCCCTATTTGGGATATAGTCTCGAGCCTAATGATAATACAGATTCTTCAGTTTAATCAAAATGACAGGGCACTTACAAGTGTAATAATCTCTGGTAGGCCCTTTGAATCATTTCACCTTCTCTCTCGTTAATTcatataattttgaaattgcaattaaattagACACGTTAATTGCTAAATCCATGTTTGATTAGAAAATAATCTCCTTCATCTTGTGATTTTTCATTCTCCAACAATTTTGTTTGATAAAAATCACATtaacctctcttttttttcgacAAGAAACGGAttgttttattaataaaattactagaATTCGCGCGTTTAGCAGTACTAATTGCTTTAACAAAATGTGGAAGCGAGTTCCATAGAGAATCAACGAGATTAATTTGTCAACTTTAGCATAACGCGCAAAGGCATGGGTAACGTTATTAGATTCTCTGGCTAGGAACCAAACATACATCAATTTCATTAGATCTAACATCACTGGAATGAAAAACGTGCATTGACTGATTCAGTCATCACAGCTAATTTGTTCGACTTTTTCAGCCTCTGATTAAGGCGAAGGACCGATCCAATTAAGAACCCTCAACCTGACTGCCTGCCTGCCATCgttctaaacttttttttaataagatcGCATGAACATGGACGCAAGCAGAAGACAACGTTGTATGGAAGGAGACaaagttttattttgttttacaaAGCTGGCATGAATAATTCATCAAAGCTCACGTCCTCGTCTGATAACATAACAGTAGTATTATTttgtttgctttttttttttttataaaaaaaatacactttGTTTGTTTGTCACTCAACTAATCTAATAGTAGCAAAGAATTAGATAAGTTTGAGATACCAAATTGAAGAAATTTAGAGGCTTCGACTTTACTGCTTCTGGTACCTCCAGctcaattttgtttgtttggatttatTCACTTTTCGACATGTATAAGAcgcttaaaaaaaaatattactggGTCACATACAAACAGAAACAAATTCTCTGAACATTTactaaaatatatataacttgtgattaaaaaaaaaaactaatcgaCATTTAAAATATGCAATATTGAAATTCTTCGTCTTTAATTGAATTATTTATAGCCCCAAGCTTTGCCTGATTAATATACAAAAATACTACACTAGAAATAAAAACTTTGATTAGAAAGTAATGCTTTAATTATAATGTAAAGAAATATAAAGCCATGGTTTGCCATGTTCTCTATACTATACGAATACCGCATGTCTCAGTTGAAGACTCCACCAAAATTATACCGGGTCAAGAATTCTGTCTTTAACTATTTGGTCGGCTTATCCAAGACATAACAAGCAAGAATCTATTAAACATTCTTGACTggtgaaaaagaagaagaaaaatgggtcGGCCAGCAGCAAGCTGATGAGAAAATGATtcggcattttttttttttacttttgttaAATACTGTTTGACAAAACTTTTAGTTACATCATCATTCCTTCGTCACGCTTAGTGTACGTTAATCGTAAAATGAACATTCGCACAAAATCCATCGCTAATCatcaaattacactttacccccttgCAGTTTAGTATTTTTGTACACAACTCCcatatggtttcaaaagttatatataacccctttatagtttggattaaagtgtcaaagtaatgGAATTTGCAATCCATAacggagtcacctaaaatgttaaaaatacccttatataaagttgaaaattatttattaaccacagggggggttatgtgtatattttgaaagtcataaggggttatatggtaaagtattaaatcttatatggtaaaacataaaatcatacAGAGTTAGTGTGTcatgtatattatatttatatattttggtcatttcaatcattttaatttttaaacaaggataatttATGAATGGTCATTTCcgtcattttgacactttaatccaaaccacgATGGGGCAatatatagcttttgaaatcaTAGGAGGGGTTATGTACAAAATGTAATTGCCTTATACTAAAATACATAATGATATTTATACTTAATCGATCATATACCTGATAGTTCTTATACCCTTAAATTGATATTCAGTACCTATTTAGCTTTTTCATCttaagaaaatggaaaattatgATGAAAGGTAATTCTTTATCCTTTAGTAAAGAATTCGTAAATTCTTTATAATCATAAGTTTGGGTAGGTTCGAATCATAAGCTTGCATTaatttaaattgaaataatATCGCTGCAACAACTGAATTTAATGCTTGCAACTTATCGCCATTTTAACACGATCAAGCCAATAGTCCTTTTTCCCCTTTACAAATTAGATTAAATTATACACAAAATTACCGTGGAAGCAAATCTATGCATTTTGGAGATAGAGAAATTCCTGTGAGGTGAGGTTGGCTGTTAATAAAAACGCCGCCACAGTCTCACTTGTAATTGTATGATTATGACATAAGCAATTCATTGTTAACTTTGAAAAGTATTGTGGTTCAGAAAGACGAAATGATAATACGTGGGGTTGGGCTAAGCTGTAATGAATTTGTCTTGATCCGTTGTCTTCATAAAAATTTTGGAAGATAGTGAGAAGCTAGTTGATTGCATacttttctttcaagaaaaagaaaagtcgcCTCCGATACAACTATACGCAGTCTTATAtaagaaaagtaagaaaaaatgtgctttgtttggatagagtattattccaaataattatttgaaataattgccgtagcactttttgtgatgtgatgtatgtgagataaaaaaacagttgaaaatataaaaagatgaactaggaaatgtgtttatgatgcaagcaaaaaaaatttttgaaaaaatttgctgTCTTAATTTACTTTGCCTTTAATTTACTTTGCCAATAAAAGCATAATAATATGCTTGTTTCAAAAGACTGAGGTGGTCAACATAACTAAATCAAACTAAATGAGTCATAAATATGAAGGGGAATTTTCTTCGTGCATGGTCTTTTGGAGACTACTTTGAGAGTCAAATTAAGGCTAGAAAGTAATCCCAAACCTCATTTATATCTTACCAACGGATTAAAGCCAGATGGTCCTGTCCAAGAGGTTATTTGGAAGGcacgtatatatatatgtatgtatgtatatacatgtatatttgTTTGTATGTATAtctgtgtgtgtgagagagagagagaagcaaGTGATAACTGATAACAAGTGATAACCTGCTTGGAATCTTTAGTGCCAAACGATACCCGTGATTTTCGACTTTTCATTGGAATCTTTACTCTAGTTGGGCCGGCCCTGGACGTTGAAAACTTGTCTCTATACATTGGGTGCCTATTGACTTCTCCATTTTGGACTTGTCGCCGTACTTGCAAGTTGCAAGTCCCATCAAATTGGCTGATAAGGGCCCAATCCTAATCCTCTGTACGTAGAGACTGTAAATTGTCACCCAGCATACCCGCCGCCCTTGTGTCGTCAGAAaattattcttaatttttaaaTCAATAAGTAAATGAATAATGTTAAGTACCATTACAGCAGCATTGCAATTATTTAGGTGTTTTGATTAGCCGGCCGCCCATGTTTAATGCTTGGAGCGTGATCGATCGGGCCTGGCTTAATATTGATGATGATATGCGGCTCAGATCATAATTC
It includes:
- the LOC113703634 gene encoding protein DETOXIFICATION 49-like — encoded protein: MCPPPSPTCKFNTNIPNHTNFSAKLLQESDMLTPLVYENPTLKPQDTLSAKKTHLSLAITEAKCMANIAIPMILTGLLLYSRSMISMLFLGRLGELSLAGGALAIGFANITGYSILSGLAMGMEPICGQAFGAQRYKLLGLTLQRTVLMLLWTSIPIALIWCNMKRILLVCGQDHAIATEAQSYIFYSLPDLIALSFLHPLRIYLRSQSITVPLTFCAALSILLHIPINYFLVVVLNLGIKGVAISGVWTNFNLVISLIIYVTFSGVAKKTWGGISSQCLKGWRSLMNLAIPSCISVCLEWWWYEIMILLSGFLLNPQATVASMGILIQTTSLIYIFPSSLSFSVSTRVGNELGASRPEKAKLAAIVGLSSSFMLGLSALSFAIMVRNVWASMFTQDASIIALTSMVLPIIGLCELGNCPQTTGCGVLRGTARPKMGANINLGCFYLVGMPVAIWLSFFLGYDFRGLWVGLLAAQGSCAVTMLVVLVRTDWDLQAQRAKELTATIASFNPIDRNEDEDKLSSEKTDHSLDSSDCRLIDSSPV